The following proteins are co-located in the Mauremys reevesii isolate NIE-2019 linkage group 23, ASM1616193v1, whole genome shotgun sequence genome:
- the LOC120389037 gene encoding transmembrane protein 244-like, which produces MAFHSGRVPGIKTILIHLLLCLVTFYAVYYMIGSICSGAFRLDTFDGLIPFEFNTEPSHSNPKYLVNLLSMELTYFTSGLLFAALLKRWVWDYAITVTLVHVALTSVVMEQFPLVWHWWLALGSGLFIMIFSGQLVTHFACPDSSDPTLDSY; this is translated from the exons ATGGCCTTCCACAGCGGCAGAGTGCCAGGCATCAAG ACCATCCTCATTCACCTGCTGTTGTGCCTGGTCACTTTCTACGCAGTCTACTACATGATTGGAAGCATCTGCTCTGGAGCTTTCAG gCTGGATACATTTGATGGACTTATCCCTTTTGAATTTAACACAGAACCATCTCACTCAAATCCCAAATATCTGG TGAATTTGCTGTCCATGGAACTGACCTACTTCACCAGTGGCCTTCTCTTTGCTGCTCTGCTGAAGCGATGGGTCTGGGACTACGCCATCACTGTCACACTCGTCCATGTGGCACTGACGTCTGTAG TGATGGAGCAGTTCCCTTTGGTGTGGCACTGGTGGCTAGCACTCG GCAGTGGCCTCTTTATCATGATTTTCAGTGGACAACTTGTGACCCACTTTGCTTGCCCTGACTCCAGTGATCCCACTTTGGACAGCTACTGA